Part of the Aurantiacibacter aquimixticola genome, CCAGTCCTCGATGGCGGCGCATGTCGGGACGGGGTGGAATCGAGCATCGTGGCGCTGCGAGCGGATGGCACGTGGGAATTTCTGCGTCCCGGACCGATCGATGTCGAGGTATTGACGAAGGAGTTAGGCCCGCAGGAAAAGTCGCGCGGCGCAACTGTCGAGGCGCCCGGCCAGCTCGCCACACATTACTCGCCCGGAAAGCCGCTTCGGCTGGACGTTCTCGACCCGGCAAGCGACGAGTATATGATCGGTTTCGGCGACGTGGCCGGGGAGACCAGTCTGTCGCCGGGTGGCGATCTCGCCCAAGCGGCAGCACGGCTATACGAATGTCTCCACATAGCCGCCGCGTCGGCTCGGCCGCGCATAGCGGTCGCGCCAATTCCTTCGGGTGGCATCGGGCAGGCGATCGATGACAGGCTGCGCCGCGCCGCGGCCGATCAGTCGTCTCTTTCGTAAGGGATTGTCGGCAGCAGGATTTCGATCTCTCGGCGGGTGGCGACGGCCCTGCGACACGCGCGGTCGTCACCTTCCAGGCAATCGTCCTCCCGCCGCACCAGGTCGCGCTGCAATTCGCCGAGCCGCTCCTCCCGCCGCCGGATTTCCCGGCCTCGCGCGCGGTCGGCCTCGTCCTGGCTCGTCGTAGTCCAGTCGACCACCTTGCTCGCGACGCGCACAGGCGCGGCGACCACGTCCACCGCAGTACGCACGACACAGCCGCTCAGCGCAGTGGCGAGCAGAGGGGCAATGAGCAGAAGAGGCTTGCGCGGCATGCCGGGCGGTCTCCTTCGATCCGCCCATAGCATGCATCCGTCAGTCTTGCTTTCGGATTAAGCCGAAGGAAATCAGCCGCAGGTGAGGCTGCCGGAGCCAGCGATGCTTTCCTCGCACTCGGCATCGCCGTTGACGCGGACATCGCCCGAGCCGGAGATGCTGGCGCTCACCCGGCCGTCCGACGCGAAGGCGACATCGCCGGAACCGGAAATGCGGATATCGGCATCCTCGACTTCGAGATTGTCCATTTCGAGATCGGACGAACCTGAAATGGCGACGGTCAGGTCTCGTGCCGATCCGCCCGCAACAATCGTGCCGCTGCCGGAGACACGGATATCGAGCGCATCGACATCGATATTCTCCGCGGTGACCGTTCCCGAACCCGAGCTCGCGATGGATGCGTCGCTTGCCAGTGCCTGGGTGATGATTTCGCCCGATCCGCTCAGAGAGAGGCCGGACGGGGCGGGCATGGTGATCGTTACCGTCGCACGATCGCCCATGGAAAGATTACTGCCGCCGCGCCCGATCGTGAGCCGGTCCCCGCTGCGATCGAAGCGAAGGCCATCAACGACATCGGCGGGCCCATCGACATCGACAGCGAATTGCGCGCCGTCCATGATGACGACATTGTCCGGGCCGGAAAGGCCAATATGCGAAGGCGCGGCGCCATTCGTATCCAGCTCTGCCAGCGGAACGCCGTCTGCCGTGCCGTTACTGTAACTCATCCCGCAGGCGCTCAGCGCAGTTGCGGCAAGGATGGAGGTGGCGATTGTGGCAATTTTCATGAGCGTGCTCCCAGTGTGTGTTGCAACAGCAATACACGCTGGCGAGACGATTGGCAAAGCCGTCTGTCGAGTGGACACACCTTTGGTCGAATCGCACAAAAAAGGGCCGCTCACTGCGCGTGAGCGGCCCTTTGCTGTCCTTTATCTGCCCCTCGCGGGATAGCGTCAGGCGTCGTCGTTATTCTCGTAATATTGCGGCGCGTGTTCCTTCAGCACGTCGAGAATCTTCTCGAGTGCGGTCGGCTCGTCCGTCTTCTCCATCGCCGCCAGTTCGCGGGCAAGGCGGCTGGAGGCGGCCTCGAAGATCTGCCGTTCGGAATAGCTCTGCTCGGGCTGGTCTTCCGGACGGAAGAGATCCCGCGTCACCTCGGCGATCAGCACGATTTCGCCGGAATTGATCTTCGCTTCATATTCCTGGGCGCGGCGAGACCACATCGTGCGCTTTACCTTGGGCTTGCCCTTCAGCGTTTCCATCGCTTCCTTCAGCGTCTTGTCGCTGGAAAGCTTGCGCATTCCGATGCTTTCGACCTTGTTGGTCGGCACACGGAGCGTCATGCGCTCCTTCTCGAAACGCAGGACATACAGCTCCAGCTGCATGCCGGCGATTTCTTCGTTCTGCAGTTCGATCACACGGCCAACACCGTGCTTGGGGTAGACGACGTAATCGCCGACTTCGAAAGCGGTCGCATTAGCGGCCATAAACAGCATTCCTTTCTTCGGCAGCGCCGGATACCAGATGACCGAAGGCCGTCCGCCGAAGGGCGAAGCGGTCGAATTTCGGTCCTGTTGCTGGAGCGGGGCCTGCCTTCCTATCCGCCTGCCGCCCACGCAGGGGCGTGCAGTTGCGAACGGATATAACAGATTCGGGTCATAAATTCCAGTGTTTGCCGCAGCGCCGCACGGGTCGCAGCTCAGCGGCTGCCTGCTGCCGCGACTTCGGCACCGAAGATAAGGACATAAGCGACCAGATACAGCCACGTCAGGAGGACGATCACCGCGCCGAGCGAGCCGTAGGTCGCGTTGTAGCTGCCGAAATTGGCGACGTAGAATCCGAAAGCGGCGGTAAGCAGCACGAAGCCGACGCTAGCGAGAATTGCCCCCGGCAGCACGCGCCTCCAACTGGCATGGATCCCTTTCGGCCCGCGCCGGTAAAGGATCCCGGCCGCCAGTGTTCCCGAAGCCGCAAGCACGGTATATGTCGCTGCCTGCCCGATCCAGTACGCGCCGCCGGACAGCCCCGGCAGCAATGCGGTGATCGCGGATGTCACCGTCAGCGCGCCTGCAACCAGGCCAACCCCGACGACGCCCGCGAGGGTCACCGCCAGCGCGACCAGATTTCCCCGCAGGAAGCTTCGCTGTTCGCTGTCTTCGAACGCTTCGGAAACGGCCGTGACAAGAGCCCCCGCCGCATTGCGCGCGCCGAACAGTGCCAGTCCTAAGGCGAGCAGGAGGCCGAAACCCTTGGCGCTGCCCGAGCTCTCCACCACGGCTTCCAGCTGCTTGCCGATCAGTTCGGCGGCGGATTGCGGAAGGCTTTGCGCCATCGCCGCGATATTATTCGCCACCATCTGCGGATCGGCAAAAATGCCATAGCTCAGCACGGCCGCCGCAAGCAGCGGCACCATTGCGAGAAAGGCGTAATAGGCAACGCCCGCCGCAAGCACACCGCCATTGTGCTCGCCGAAGCGCGCAAATCCCTGTTTCAATCTGGAAAATGTCATCCCCGCCTAAGCGCGCGGGGCGGTAGAGCGTTCCGCAATTGCGGATCAGTCGCCTTCGCCGGGCTCGCCGGAGAAGTACTTGTCGAACTTGCCGTCCTCGCCCTTATGCTCATCGGCATCGGCGGGCGGATCTTTCTTCTCGGTGATATTCGGCCATTCGGCGGAATACTTCGTGTTGAGCTCCAGCCATTTTTCCTGACCGTCCTCGGTGTCCGGCAGGATCGCTTCGGCCGGGCATTCCGGCTCGCACACGCCGCAATCGATGCATTCCGACGGATTGATGACGAGCATGTTCTCGCCTTCGTAGAAGCAGTCGACCGGGCAGACCTCGACGCAGTCCGTATATTTGCATTTGATGCAGGCGTCGGTGACGACGTAGGTCATGGTGCGGCGTATCCTTTCCGGTTGCTCGCTCCCGCTATGCCGATTGCGCGCTAAGCGTCAAGCACGCGGTAATGCGCCTGCGCTTCGCCAGCGGGGCCGCGCCGCTCAGGCAGGGTTTCGATGGCGATTACGCGCACGCCGCGTCCTATCGGCAGCGTCAGTACGTCGCCTGCGGTGATCGGGCGATCGATCCGGACCACCCGCTCACCATTGCAACGGATATGCCCTTCACCGATCCAGCGCTGCGCCACCGCGCGGCTTTTCGCAAAGCGCAGGCGGCAGAGCAGCAGGTCGAGCCGCATTCAGTTCTTCAGAAGGTCCGCAAGACCGGCGAGCGCCTTGCCGGTGGCCGGCTGGTTGGCGGCGGGCCGCTGGGTCGAACGCTTGTCGCGAGAGCCATCCTCGCGACGCGGCTTGCCTTGCCCCCTCGCTTTACCACCGGAACGCGGAGGACGCTTCCCGCGCGGTTTCATGCTGTCGCGTCGCGGCGCGCGCCATGTCCATGGGGTCGGTCGCGGTGGGCCGTAGGCGCCCTGCGCCAGCTCGACCGGCTGACCTTGGCGAAAACCTGCATCCTTCATCAGGCTGCGGAAATTGTCGGGCGAAAGGCCCATGCTCGTGCCCAGCGCCGCGGTGACGGGAAAACCGAGCGCACCCTTGTCGCCTGCTGCCTGCGCCTTGACGCGCTGCTCATGCGCGGCCCGGAATAGTTTCTCAGCCATGTCCACTCTGATCGCCTGCTTGCCCGCACGGCGATATCCTGCGGGCAGCTGCTTTCCGCCCTCGATCACAGCTTCCATGCTTTCGCGCACAGGTCGACGGTCTATGCCGAGCGCTTTCAGCAGCAGGCGCGGCCCGGGCTTGAGCAGAGCGGGGACAAAGACGTCGAGCGATCCGATAAAGACGCCGAGCTTGCGCAGGAAGGGACGCTTTTCCTTCGGGACATGCGCGAGGCCTGCTTCTTCCCGCCGCACCGTGCCGTTGCGGTCTACCAGCGTCAGAAGCAACGCGCGCACTTCGCTGCCCGCTTCGGGATCGCCCGCTGCATCTTCGATCGCCTTGAGCGGCGCGAGCGGAGCAAGCTTTTCAGCCAGCCACACTTGCAAGCCTTCCTCGAGCCTGGACCGGTGAACCGGATCGAGCGCGCCAAGATCCTTCGACATCGCGATACGCGGGGAGAGAACCGACTTCCCGCGCTCCAGATCGGCGACCTTCTGATCGCCGCGCATCAGTGCGCCTTTGGCGATCACCTGATCGCCCAGCTCGTCAGCCACAAGCTTCTGCGCCTTGGCCGCGAGCAGAGCGGGCATGTGCTTTTCCGCCGCAGCCAGCATCAGCTTGCGATCCTCATTGCTTGCCGTGTCGTCCACC contains:
- the fdxA gene encoding ferredoxin FdxA, with product MTYVVTDACIKCKYTDCVEVCPVDCFYEGENMLVINPSECIDCGVCEPECPAEAILPDTEDGQEKWLELNTKYSAEWPNITEKKDPPADADEHKGEDGKFDKYFSGEPGEGD
- a CDS encoding YihY/virulence factor BrkB family protein: MTFSRLKQGFARFGEHNGGVLAAGVAYYAFLAMVPLLAAAVLSYGIFADPQMVANNIAAMAQSLPQSAAELIGKQLEAVVESSGSAKGFGLLLALGLALFGARNAAGALVTAVSEAFEDSEQRSFLRGNLVALAVTLAGVVGVGLVAGALTVTSAITALLPGLSGGAYWIGQAATYTVLAASGTLAAGILYRRGPKGIHASWRRVLPGAILASVGFVLLTAAFGFYVANFGSYNATYGSLGAVIVLLTWLYLVAYVLIFGAEVAAAGSR
- a CDS encoding head GIN domain-containing protein; protein product: MKIATIATSILAATALSACGMSYSNGTADGVPLAELDTNGAAPSHIGLSGPDNVVIMDGAQFAVDVDGPADVVDGLRFDRSGDRLTIGRGGSNLSMGDRATVTITMPAPSGLSLSGSGEIITQALASDASIASSGSGTVTAENIDVDALDIRVSGSGTIVAGGSARDLTVAISGSSDLEMDNLEVEDADIRISGSGDVAFASDGRVSASISGSGDVRVNGDAECEESIAGSGSLTCG
- a CDS encoding S4 domain-containing protein — protein: MRLDLLLCRLRFAKSRAVAQRWIGEGHIRCNGERVVRIDRPITAGDVLTLPIGRGVRVIAIETLPERRGPAGEAQAHYRVLDA
- a CDS encoding CarD family transcriptional regulator, producing MAANATAFEVGDYVVYPKHGVGRVIELQNEEIAGMQLELYVLRFEKERMTLRVPTNKVESIGMRKLSSDKTLKEAMETLKGKPKVKRTMWSRRAQEYEAKINSGEIVLIAEVTRDLFRPEDQPEQSYSERQIFEAASSRLARELAAMEKTDEPTALEKILDVLKEHAPQYYENNDDA